AGGTGCTGCTCGGGCGGCAGCTCAAGGCCCTCGACCAGATGGAGGCCGGCGAGGAGGACCCCGACGTCCTCGAGCGGCTCTTCACTCTCGACCACCTGGCGACCCGGATGCGCCGCAACGCAGAGAGCCTGCTCGTGCTCGCCGGCATCGACTCGACGCGCCGGCTGCGCGGCGTCCTGCCGTTGTCCGACGTCATCCGCACCGCCGTCGGCGAGATCGAGGCCTTCGACCGCATCGACCTCTCGATGACCGAGGACCCCGAGGTGTCCGGCCGGCACGCGCTCACGGTCGCGCACCTGCTCGCGGAGCTGCTCGAGAACGCCACCCACTTCTCCAACCCCGAGACCCGGGTCGTCGTCGCGGCGAAGCTCACCGGCCGCGGCGTCGACGTGACTGTCACCGACTACGGGCTCGGCATGTCCGACGAGGAGCTCGCCGACGCCAACGACAAGATCGCCCACCCGCCGGTCGCCGAGATCGCGGTGTCGCAGCGGCTGGGTCTGTTCGTGGTCGGCCGGCTCGCCTCGCGTCTCGAGGCGACGGTCGAGCTGCGCCACGGCCGGGCCGCCGGGACCGTCGTGGTCCTCAGCCTCCCGGCGTCGGTGTTCGAGGGCATGACCGTCGACGCACCGGAGGGATCGGCGGCCGAGCCGGCTTTCGACCCGGCCGACCACGCGGAGCCGTCGGTCCGGGTCGGTGCGGACGACCCGGTCGTGGCCGAGGTGGGGACGCCGGCCGTTGTGGAGACACCGATCGAGAACGTTTCCGCGGAAACGGACGTGGACGCCGAGCCGGTCGTGGACACCGAGCCGGTCCTGGACGCCGAGCCTGGGCTGGACGCCGAGCCTGAGCTGGTGGCCGGACCCGAGGCGTCCGTCGAGACCGACGACGACACTGACGACGAGGTCGACGACGACACCGACGACGAGGTCGACGACGACACCGAGACCGAGGCCGTCCCCGAGCCTGAGCCCGTCGCGGAGGCCGAGCCGGTCGCCGCAGCTGCTCCCCAGCTCGTCTTCGCCCCGGCCGTCGACGTCCTGCCCTCCCGCACCTCGGGCGACGGGCGCTTCAGCCGCCACAAGCCGTCGCTCGCCCGCCGGTCGGCAGCACCGGCCAGGCCGGTGACGGACGACGTCACGCCCGAAGCCGTGATGCCCGAAGCCGTGACGCCCGAAGCCGTCACGACGGCGGACCCGGGTGCGGACAGCGCAGCGCCGAGCACTCTGCCGTCACGGACCACGGCAGCGGACCGGTCCACCGGCACCGCCACCAGCACCGGCACCGGCACCGGCACCGACACCGGCACCGGCACGGCCCCGGACCCAGAGCCGGCAGCCGAGTCGCTGACGGCTCGCTGGGACTCGCTGACGGCGCAGTCGCAGTCGCTGCCCAGCCGCGTGGCCTCCGCGCCGTCGCCGGCAGAGCCGTCGCCGGCAGAGCCGTCGCCGGCAGAGCCGCCGCCCTCGACCCGTTCCCTGGCGGCTGCCGAGCCGGCTGCCGACGATGTCGGAGATGACGCCGATGTCGCCGACGTCGCAGCCGAGGTGCTGTCCGAGCTGCGGGGGCTCTACGAACCGGCGTTCGCCCCTGCCGTGCCGGAGCAGTCAGCCACACCCGCGGAGCGGGCGCTGGTGCGACGTACGCCCAAGGAGGCCGCCACCACCGGGACGCGCACCGCCGCCACGTCGGGCACGCCTGCGCGCACCCGCTCGGCCAGCGAGGTGCGCGGCATGCTCTCCGGCTTCCGGGCCGGCGTCGCCCGCGGTCGGGCAGGCGCCGAGCCGGCCGGCGACAGCACGAGCAGCACCAGCAGCAGCACCGGCACCGAGGTGCCGACCGACGAGACGAAGGACCACTGACGTGAGCACCCTCAGCACCGAGGCGGCCAACTTCAGCTGGCTGCTGGGCAACTTCGTGAAGAGCGTCCCCGGCGTCCAGCACACTCTGGTGGTGTCCGCGGACGGGCTGCTCATGGCGATGTCCGACGAGATCGACCGGACGCAGGGTGACCAGCTCGCCGCGATCGTCTCCGGCCTGTCCAGCCTGACCCGCGGCGCCGCGCGGCAGCTCGACGCGGGCGAGGTCCGGCAGTCGATCGTCGAGATGGACCACCTGTTCCTCTTCACCACGAGCATCAGCGACGGGTCGGTGCTGGCCGTCGCCGCCGACGCCACCTGCGACGTCGGGCTCGTCGGATACGAGATGACCCTGCTCGTCAGCCGGGCCGAGGCGACCATGACCCCGGCCCTGGTCAGCGAGATGCGCGCCCGTCTCCCCGTGGGCCACAGGTGAGGCCCGGTGCCCCAGACCCCCGTCCCTGACGCGCCCGAGCCGCGCCGCTTCGACCACGACCTGTACGACGAGGAGGCGGCGGTCGAGGAGGCCCGGGTCGTCCGCCCCTACGCCCTCACCCGCGGGCGGACCCGCCCCGGCCGGTCGGACCTCCCACTGGAGGCGCTGGTCCGGATGGTCCCCGGTGCCACCGACCCGGTCGGGACCGCCGAGCGTCGGCGCATCCTCGACCTGACCCGCGAGCAGATCCTGTCCGTCGCCGAGCTGTCCGCCCACCTGTCGTTGCCCCTGGGCGTCGTCCGGGTTCTCGTCGGTGACCTCGCCGACGAGGGGCTGGTCGTCGTGCACACGGGTTCGCCCACCGCCGCGCCACCCGCCGCCAACCTCAAGGTCCTGGAGAGTGTTCTCGATGGCATTTCCGCACTCTGACGTCACGGTGGCTCCCCACCCGCCGGACCAGGCGGCCGGGGACGAGGCGGCGACGCCCGCCTCGCCCATCACCGTCAAGATCGTCATCGCCGGCGGCTTCGCCGTGGGCAAGACGACGTTCATCGGGTCCATCTCCGACATCGAGCCGCTGTCCACCGAGGCCGCGATGACCGAGCACAGCCTCGGCGTCGACGACGCCGGCGGCGTGACCGACCGCAAGACGTCGACCACCGTCGC
The sequence above is drawn from the Actinomycetes bacterium genome and encodes:
- a CDS encoding nitrate- and nitrite sensing domain-containing protein codes for the protein MLRDAGVRTKLLAVLAIPTLLLVVVTGLLVGGQVGEARRAGQINALTEVAVQVNTVVHSLQEERSATLNHLQSPSAGSEHSMRSQRRFTDQQLRGLGELVAASPVDEMSEAVRSSVARSAGVHGELSGARASIDAGRFFATETDVFYGKVIRTDLELPGVLAADGTADLGRTLEAYQALSRTIEFASHERDLVQLALDTGAINEAGFAQASALVAQQREAVQDLQGAASPETYLRLDNELAKAQNYEIDQVRRDLPDLLRGREPAIGAATQWVTAANTRIAPMTTAESGLVNEISDAAIATQLGQERRALLLVSVAVLGLGLALMLAIGLARRITRPLRRLTVAAGDIGDELPRMVERMQVPGEGPGVTVEPIPVESRDEIGQLAEAFNTVNDVTVQVAKEQAALRASIAEMFVNVARRNQVLLGRQLKALDQMEAGEEDPDVLERLFTLDHLATRMRRNAESLLVLAGIDSTRRLRGVLPLSDVIRTAVGEIEAFDRIDLSMTEDPEVSGRHALTVAHLLAELLENATHFSNPETRVVVAAKLTGRGVDVTVTDYGLGMSDEELADANDKIAHPPVAEIAVSQRLGLFVVGRLASRLEATVELRHGRAAGTVVVLSLPASVFEGMTVDAPEGSAAEPAFDPADHAEPSVRVGADDPVVAEVGTPAVVETPIENVSAETDVDAEPVVDTEPVLDAEPGLDAEPELVAGPEASVETDDDTDDEVDDDTDDEVDDDTETEAVPEPEPVAEAEPVAAAAPQLVFAPAVDVLPSRTSGDGRFSRHKPSLARRSAAPARPVTDDVTPEAVMPEAVTPEAVTTADPGADSAAPSTLPSRTTAADRSTGTATSTGTGTGTDTGTGTAPDPEPAAESLTARWDSLTAQSQSLPSRVASAPSPAEPSPAEPSPAEPPPSTRSLAAAEPAADDVGDDADVADVAAEVLSELRGLYEPAFAPAVPEQSATPAERALVRRTPKEAATTGTRTAATSGTPARTRSASEVRGMLSGFRAGVARGRAGAEPAGDSTSSTSSSTGTEVPTDETKDH
- a CDS encoding DUF742 domain-containing protein, coding for MPQTPVPDAPEPRRFDHDLYDEEAAVEEARVVRPYALTRGRTRPGRSDLPLEALVRMVPGATDPVGTAERRRILDLTREQILSVAELSAHLSLPLGVVRVLVGDLADEGLVVVHTGSPTAAPPAANLKVLESVLDGISAL
- a CDS encoding roadblock/LC7 domain-containing protein codes for the protein MSTLSTEAANFSWLLGNFVKSVPGVQHTLVVSADGLLMAMSDEIDRTQGDQLAAIVSGLSSLTRGAARQLDAGEVRQSIVEMDHLFLFTTSISDGSVLAVAADATCDVGLVGYEMTLLVSRAEATMTPALVSEMRARLPVGHR